In the genome of Brienomyrus brachyistius isolate T26 chromosome 17, BBRACH_0.4, whole genome shotgun sequence, one region contains:
- the alp3 gene encoding alkaline phosphatase, tissue-nonspecific isozyme translates to MITVLHCTFPGLTMVALHLFALHLFLLAASGHCAAPAEEENPEFWRKLAKDALHSAVNQKLNTNVAKNIVLFLGDGMGVTTVTAARILKGQLQNRTGEETVLTMDTFPHVGLVKVYSVDFQIPDSAATGTAYLCGVKTNLNTVGLSAAARNGVCRSQRGREVTSILKWAKDAGKSVGIVTTTRVQHASPAAAYAHSASRKWYCDSDMPASAKKEGCTDIASQLLNNTDIDVIIGGGRKYMTPKGTPDPEYPADASAAGMRKDGRNLLSEWQQMKGGKVARYVWNRTDFDAVDPSNTDYLLALFEPGDLRFDVERDPAMDPSLPETTEKAIRILQRNPKGFFLFVEGGRIDQGHHASRASMALHETVALDTAVEKALQLTSENDTLTLVTADHSHSVSFNGYPFRGNSILGKSPLFGLDMMPYTTLMYGNGPGHKIINNKRPDIRGVDTASKDYVQQAVVPMDTETHGGEDVAVLARGPMAHLFHGVQEQSYIPHALAYAACIGPDQSHCPAPPTRSSSPVLRVSGPTILLSLLLGALIH, encoded by the exons ATGATTACAGTGCTTCATTGCACCTTCCCAGGACTTACCATGGTGGCCTTACATTTGTTTGCCCTGCACCTCTTTCTGCTGGCTGCGTCTGGCCACTGCGCTGCTCCAG CTGAAGAAGAGAACCCAGAATTCTGGAGGAAGCTGGCTAAGGATGCATTGCACTCGGCAGTCAACCAGAAACTTAACACAAACGTCGCCAAGAACATCGTTCTTTTCCTGGGCGACG GAATGGGTGTGACCACCGTCACGGCTGCGCGCATCCTGAAGGGTCAGCTGCAGAACCGCACGGGAGAGGAGACCGTTCTGACCATGGACACTTTCCCTCACGTCGGCCTGGTCAAG GTGTATAGTGTCGACTTCCAGATCCCAGACAGTGCAGCTACAGGTACTGCCTACCTGTGTGGGGTCAAGACCAACTTGAACACTGTGGGGCTGAGCGCGGCAGCCAGGAATGGGGTGTGTCGCTCTCAGAGGGGCCGTGAGGTCACCTCCATCCTCAAATGGGCCAAGGATGCCG GGAAGTCTGTGGGCATAGTTACGACGACCAGAGTGCAGCATGCATCGCCAGCAGCCGCCTATGCCCACAGCGCCAGCCGGAAGTGGTACTGCGACTCGGACATGCCCGCTTCGGCAAAGAAAGAGGGCTGCACTGATATCGCCTCCCAGCTACTCAATAACACGGACATCGAT GTGATCATCGGAGGAGGCAGGAAGTACATGACCCCCAAAGGAACCCCGGACCCCGAATACCCGGCGGATGCCAGTGCAGCAGGCATGCGGAAAGACGGCCGAAATCTCCTCTCCGAGTGGCAGCAGATGAAAGGGGGAAAG GTGGCGCGCTACGTGTGGAACCGCACGGATTTTGACGCCGTTGACCCCAGTAATACAGACTACCTTCTGG CTTTGTTCGAACCCGGGGACCTGCGTTTCGACGTGGAAAGGGACCCAGCAATGGATCCCTCCCTGCCTGAGACCACGGAGAAGGCCATTCGCATCCTGCAAAGAAACCCCAAAGGGTTTTTCCTCTTTGTGGAAG GCGGGCGAATCGACCAGGGTCACCATGCCAGCCGGGCATCCATGGCCCTACATGAGACGGTAGCTCTGGACACGGCCGTGGAGAAGGCGCTGCAGCTGACCAGCGAGAATGACACCCTGACCTTGGTCACCGCTGACCACTCGCACTCGGTCTCCTTTAACGGCTACCCATTCCGTGGGAACAGCATTCTGG GGAAATCTCCACTATTTGGGCTGGATATGATGCCGTACACCACACTGATGTACGGAAACGGTCCAGGACATAAAATCATCAATAATAAGCGACCTGACATCCGCGGGGTGGACACAG CATCGAAGGACTACGTCCAGCAGGCGGTAGTACCCATGGATACGGAGACCCATGGAGGTGAGGATGTGGCTGTTCTGGCCCGAGGCCCCATGGCACATCTCTTTCACGGAGTGCAAGAGCAGAGCTACATCCCTCACGCGCTCGCCTACGCGGCCTGCATCGGCCCCGACCAGAGCCACTGCCCGGCACCCCCCACTCGAAGCTCCTCCCCCGTCCTGAGGGTCAGTGGGCCCACCATCCTCCTCAGTCTCCTGCTAGGTGCCCTGATCCACTGA